The Bacteroidales bacterium genomic interval ATTTATCAATATCTTTTTGATCTTTCAGTGCAGCTTTGATCATGAAAGCGTATGATTGCACCCAAGGGCAGTTACAATTATTGGTAGGATTATCTTTTTCGGCTTTAGCATTAACAATAAACGGTGTAAAAATATAATCAACTTTTTTTTCGAGCAGATTTAATACATGTCCGTGCATTAGTTCAACCGGTAAACATGTTTCAGCTATCAATATTTCAAAAGATTTAATCAGCATATGATGATCAGACGGGTCAGACAATACAACTTGAAACCCCAATTCTTCAAAATAGGTTCTCCAAAACGGAAACTGTTGATAATAAACCGCTAAAGCTCTGGGTATTCCTATTGTAATTTTACCGTTCTTTTCTTCTTCCTTATAATCACCGTTTAAAAGTTCCAATCTTTCATTAAACAAATTTGGAATTCCTTCACCTTTACCTTTACGTTCTTCAATCTCATATTTTTCACATCTGCCTCCATAGAATAGAGCTTTGCTTTCCCCTTCAATTCTAACTCGCCTAATCTCGCATTGATTTGAACATGATTTGCATGTAAATCGATCAACTGTATATGGTATTTTACTGATGTCAAATCCTTTGAATCTCGTTTGTTTTCCGTTATTTTTCAATTCCTCTCTTGCTAATATAGCAGCACCAATGGCTCCGGTAACATCAAAATGGGGAGGAACGGTAATTTGTTTACCGGTTACTTTTTCAAATGCAGCAACCACTGCTTTATTATTTGTTACACCGCCTTGGAAAAATATCTTATTACCGATCTTTTTGTTTCCGACAACTTTTTGCAAATAATTATAAACAATTGAATATGCAAGCCCTCCAACAAGGTTCTCTTTTGTAGCTCCTTTTTGTTGATGAGAATTCAGATCAGATTCAATGAAAACTGTACAACGATCTCCCAATGGTGTCGGATTTTTTGAACTTAATCCTAAATTTCCGAATTCTTCTATAATATTAATATCAAGTTTTTCTGCTTGCTCTTCCAAAAAAGAACCGGTACCCGCAGCACATACCTTATTCATTTCAAAATCAACAACAATACCGTTCTCAATACTGATGTATTTAGAATCTTGCCCGCCAATCTCAAATATCGTATCAACACTTGAATCATAAGCAATTGCAGCAGTAGCTTGAGCCGTAATTTCATTTCTAATAGCATCGGCACCAATAAAATCTCCTGTTAAATATCTTCCGGATCCTGTTGTTGCTGCTGCTTTAACAATTACCTTTTCTCCAACTTCATCATAAATCTCTTCCAACCCTTTCCTTATAGCTGTTAACGGCTTACTTGCTGTAGGAAGATACCTTCTGGCAACAACATTATTATCCTTATCAATTAATACAACATTGGTACTTAATGAACCAACATCTAATCCAAGATAAACTTCCAATTTTTCATAACCGTTCAATTCGAATTTAACGTCTTTATTATATAACGCTGCTGATTCTTTTAAAGGTTCTAATGCTCTGCCGTTTGAACTTTGAGTAGTCAAATAGGTTTCGAGTTCATCGGTTCCTCTAAACAGATTTTCTTTTTTTTCTTTATCGTCCATTCTGTGGAAAACTGCACCGACAGCACCCATTGAAGCATAATATTCCGGAATAATTAATTCATCATCCTTTAAATTAAGAACCTCTTTAAAAGCTCTTATCATTCCGGCATTTGCTGATACACCGCCTTGAAAGATCACAGGAGTTTCAATTCGTTTTCCGCGAGCTAAATTATTCTTAAAATTTCTTGCTACAGCAAAACATAAGCCGGCAACAATATCATGAACAGGAGTTGCAATTTGCTGAAGATGAATCATATCACTCTTTGCAAACACACTGCACCTACCGGCAATTCTGGGTGGGTTCTCTGACTTTAATGCCATTTCACCAAACTCGTCTTCAATAGATACGCCTATTCTTTTTGCCTGTTGATCAAGAAAAGATCCGGTTCCGGCAGCACATAAGCTGTTCATAGAAAAATCACACATGTTAGATTTTTTTGCAGCTTGACGAGTTTCCATAAAAATCAACTTTGAATCTTCGCCACCCATCTCAATTACGGTTTTAACATGAGGATACAATTCACCTACAGAGTATGATTGACTGATTACCTCATTAACAAAATGTCCGCCGATTAATTCTGATGCTTGCTTTCCTCCGGTTCCGGTTATTGCAGTTAAACCGATTTTTTCTTTCCCGTATTTTTCAATAATTTCTGACAAAATATCTTTTAATACATGGAACGGTTTTCCGTGGCAATAGTCGTAGCGACTTTCAATGATTTTTTTTTGATCATCAATCAGGACTGTATTTATAGATATTGAACCAATATCAAGTCCCAGATTCAGTTTTAAACCATTTTTATCAGACATTTTAAACATTTTAAGTTCATCATTTAAATTTTTAATCTATTTAATTCAATGGTCAGGTTCTGTAAAGATTGGTGTTTAAGGTTTCACAATATACAAAAAAATATTGAATTCTAAATTTATTAAGACCGAAAAAAACATCTTGTTTTCAGTATAAAAATTGTTTATTTTATAAAGTCTCAATTAAATTTCATATCTGTTATTATTATATCTTTATACAAATTTACATAAATAATATTTCATTCCAAAACGGAATATTACAACTGCATTTAATTCCGAAAGAAAATTTGCCACAATTTATACCGGTAATAAAATTAGTTTTTAAAATTTGCAGATATTGCAAATTAATCTCAATTTTTGGCATTTTTTGCAAACTTTAATATATGAATTTTGCGATTTTTAATGTTTCCCAACAGCATTTATTATAAAAATTGTAACAAAAATCTAAAGGAAGATGCAGGAAGACCTTTATCAGACAAAATCCTTAATTATAAAATTATCAGTTCTGTTTTCTATTGATATTTATTTTAATTATATTTGTTTGTTGTTATTATAAATATTATTGTTTGTCAAGCATAAATTTAATATTTTATGCGCAACAAAGTTGCCGGCCTGTCGGTTTACCTTCCACAGGCATGGCAGGCAGGCAAAATAAAAATTATATTCGCTCAGAACAGATTGAATTAGATTGAATACTAAAATTTCAATAAATGAGAAGTAAACAGCTACTCAAAATAAGTATATTATTTGTTTTTTTTCTGACTTGTGTTGATATCAGCAATGCTCAGGAAATAAGTAAAACTGACAGTCTTAAACAAAAGTTATCTGTTGCCGGAGATTCTTCCGATATCGCTATCCTTAACAAACTGTGTTGGGAGTTCAGAAATTCAGAGATTCAACATTCAATTACTTACGGAATACAATCTGTTGAACTTGCCGAAAAATACAAAGATTATAAAAATTTAACCAAAGCTTACAGCTTTTTAGGGGTAGCTTATCGAAATTTCGGGAATTACACAAAGGCTTTTGATTATTACTATAAAGGTCTTGAATCAGCAAAAAAGTATAATCTAATTGAACAAGAAGGTTATGCCTATATTAATATCGGCAATCTGTATCTTTATCATAAATATTATAATGATGCTGTTTTAAATCTTGATAAAGGACTGGAAATTGCGAAACAGATAAATAATGAAAAAATATTAGGATACTATTATTTGAACCGAGGAAGATTAGGGCTTGAAACTAATAATTATTCACAAGCCCTTCAATATTTAACAAAAGCACTGGATCTGAGAAGCAAAGATAAAAATTTGGAAAGACAAGGTATATGCCTAAAATATATTGGTGATGTTTATAACGAACAAAACAATTATAAATTAGCTTTGAAATATTATAAAGAATCATTAGACAGACTTGAAAAAACTTCGGATATTGACTTATTTGCCGATAATTATAATAAAATTTCAAATATTTATCTAAAGAAAGGGAATTATAAACAAGCATTTTTTTATGCAGAAAAAGGACTTGAGATGGCAGAAAAAATTGGAAGCAAGCTAAGATTAAGAAATGCTAATCAAACCTTAATGCAAATTCACAAAGCTAAAAAAAATTATAAAGCTGTTTTTGAATATCAAAATGTTGTTATAAAATATAATGACAGTCTTTTTAATCAAGAACTAAATGAAAAAATATCTTATATTAAATTTATTGATGAAAAGTACGAATACGATAATAAATTAAGAGACTTGGAGTATGAACATAAAATTGAGATCGAAAAACAAAAGCAAGTCAAAAATGTTTCTATTCTCCTATCCGTTATATTAATCATTATTTGCTTTGTTTTATTTATGTTTTTCCGTATTAAACGAAAAGTCAATGCTAATTTGATATCTAAAAACAAACAAATTGCCGAACACAAAAGTGAACTTGAGAATACTCTTGAGGATATCAGGATAGCAAATGAAAAACTTAAGGAATTAAATGCAATGAAAGATAAGTTTTTTACTATTATTGCTCATGACCTGAAAAGCCCCTTTAATGCAATAGTCAATTTCTCGAAACTTCTGTTGAAAAACTATCATAAATATGATTCCGGAAAACATAAAAAAATAATAAAATATATACACAAAAGCGGTGAGAGTACTTATAAATTGCTTGAAAATTTGTTGCTTTGGTCACGTTCTCAAATCGGCAATATTAATTTCAGTCCCAAAGAAGAAAATCTTTATCAAATTTCAATTGAAACAATTGAACTTTTATCCCATAGTGCAAATTCGAAATCAATAACATTAAATAATGAAATTCCTAAGGACATTTTTGTAAAAACCGACAAAAAATTATATGTAACAATATTACGTAATCTTACTACAAATGCTGTTAAATTTACACCTAAAGGGCGTAATATCAGCATTAAAGCAACAACAACAAATGAAAATAATCAAAGTTACACTGAAATATCAGTTGTTGATGAAGGTATCGGTATCTCAAAAGAAAAAATAAAAAAATTATTTAATATCAGTGAAAATATTTCTACAAAAGGAACAGAAGATGAAGACGGAACAGGGATTGGTTTAATGTTGTGTAAAGAATTTGTTGAGATGCACGGCGGACAAATAAAAATTAAAAGCAAAGTAAATTTCGGAACGACCATGTCATTTACATTACCTACTGCATAGTTAATTTTGCTGTTGGCTTTGGTACTCACTGCAAGTAAAACACCTGAAAGAAGCAACGGAAACTCATTAAAACGTGCCACGCTGCAACGCGGCACATTAATTTGATTAATACAGTAACAGGTTTACAGACCTCTTTGCCACTCTTTCCTTAAGTCCGCATCATTCTGTGTGGCCAATACATTCTCGATTCTTTTTAACAGCTTATCTTTATCGCGTGATAGTATTCCTTTCAAAATCAGATAATTTGATGCATGGTCGCTTCGAAATACTGTTTGTTCTAATTTAGTATTTTCCAATAATACTTTTAATTCATATATAAGTTCAAATTTAGATAAGCTTGTGTATTTTCCTTTATACCTTTTTAAAAAATGTTCTAAGCCTAATGGCAGGCTTAATACTAAAGTCGAAGCATATTCAGGTTGGATTTCATTTAATATCTTTCCGGAATTAACGGCATGTTGCATGCTTAATTCTTTTCCGCCGAGACCGGTCAATATCATTACTGATAATTTAATTCCGGCAGATTTCGCTTTCAGTAAACCGGTTACAGTTGAATTAAAAGTTTCACCTTTATTAATCAATTTTAAAACATCATTATCACCGGATTCTATCCCTACATATAATAAATCCAAGCCGTTCGATTTAAGTTCTTTTAATTCATCAACTGATTTATTTGCAAGGTCTTTTGGTTTTGCATAAGCCGATATCCTTCTGATATTTTTAAGTTTTGAGTTTATTTCGAATAATATCCGGTTTAATCTGTCAGTTGAAAGAACCATTGCATCACCGTCAGCAAGAAAAATCTTATTAAACTTATATCCGGTTTGTGCGCAAATGAGAATTTCTTCAGATACTTTTTCAAACGGTTTAATCTTAAATTTTTTAGAGGTGTACATTTCACAAAAAGCACATTTGTTCCATGAACAGCCGCTTGTAATTTGTAAAATTAATGATCTTGCTTCAGAAGGCGGTCTGAAAAGCGGTTCTTCATACTTGATTGGCAGGTAAAACATAATAATCTGTATAATTCCGATAAAAACTATTAATTATGGTGAAGGAAATTATTTTTCAATTATAAAATCATCATTTTATTATTGTAGCTTTAAAAATATCAATATCTCATCGTGAGACAGACTATCTGCATAGAAATTCCCGATTCTGATTTGTTCCTTTTGTAAATCCAAATTAAAATAATAATTTTCAGAATAAATACAACTTGATAACAGCCATTGCAATGAAATACTGTCTCCATATATTTTATAATCATATAAACCTGAACCTGACAACGGTAAAAGGTATCCGTTGCGAATCTCTTTGCCCCTGTTTAGTTCAAGCCATCCCTCATAGTCATTTTTGTTAAAAATTAATGTGTCTGAGCACTGAGTTGTTTCTATCCATTTCCCTTTTAGTAATCCGTGTTTATCAGTATCTTTTTCACAGCTTATTAATGAAATAGTAAGAACAGTTAACCCGATAATTAATAATGTTTTCATGTATTTTAAATTTTTGTAATTTACTTACAACGGCAGTTGGGCATTTTGAATATCAGTCTTTCAACTTACTACACCGTTTGTGTATTGTTAATTCGCTCACACTTACCGCTTTATGTCCAATTTTTTATATTGTGTGTTGTGTGCCGGCTTTATTCTGTTTCGTTATTCCAATATTAAAAATTCAACTTTTCTCCTTTTATTCTATTAGCAACTATTGAAAAAATTATCCACGGAACAAAGTAGAAAATAGTAAGATACCAATAATCTATAAAGAAAAATAATCCACCTTTTTCCTATATGTCTATAATCAATATTGCCCATAACTTATCTTCATTTTCTTCAATTGATATAATGTCTTCTCCGATACGTCTTTTATAAAAACTCAGTCTGTCGCTTATAAAATATTCGTCACCTTCTTTGTCAAGTTTGACTTGCTTCGTCCAAAGTTTTCCGAGTTCCGGTGTTTGAAATGAATACCAAAAGCGAATACCATTTAATCTTTCCGGTTGAAATTTTTTAGCCAACAAATTCAAAGTTTTAATACCAAGCATAAAAGATTTTTTGTTGTCAGCAGGTTTAATATACGAAGCTACGTGAAAATGATTTTCGTTGTCTTCAAACATTGATTGGTTTTCATAGTCCGGTTTCGTTTCGTGAAGCATGTTAAGTGATTTTAATCTAACACCATACTCTGTTATTAATATTTGACCGGCAAGAACATTTTGAACTTCAGCCGGCAAGTCAACAGAAAATGAAAAGTCATCCGGCAGATTATATTCTGTCAAAAATTGCCTAAATAATTTGTTGAATGTTATTTTCATAAGCTTACCGTTAACGGTTGGCTATGCAATGTGCGGTCTTATAACCGACAACTTTCAAATTACGTAGATAGCCAACTTTTTAATTTTGTTTTTATCTTTTTATTTTAAAAGCCAAATTAAAAATTTGGCGGTGTTTATTTAATGTTGCATTCTTTCAATTTGCTTATTTGCCCGCATTTTGTATAGCTGTTTGTTGTGCGTTCGTTTCTTTTTACAGTTTTTTCATAATCCCAATTACAAAAGTTTGGTCAAGAAAGTTAGCTTTATAAACGTAATCTCCATTAGGTAACATATCAATGATTTGTACTTTGGTCGTTTTACCGATAAAAAAGTCATACTTCTTTTTACTTACATTGATATAAGTCAGACTATATTCGCACGGTGATTGCCAACTAATGGTGCAAACAAATTCCGAATCTCCACTTTTTTCGATTTGAATACTGTCCGTTCTTGTAATTAATGTATTTGGATAGAGAACACTAACATATTTGAAATTCCCTGTTTTAAACTGGGCGTATTTTTTACAGTCCGTTTCACTTACAATTTTATTTTCATACTTTTTATTTATAAAACGGTAAGTATAATCATAACAATTTCCATTCATTTTACCATCCTTGGATTCAATATATTTATTTTGTAGCAAAATCTTGTTGATTATCTCCTGGTTCTTATATGTGGATTTTTCTGGGACGATTGTTACACTTTTAGATTTACTATTCTTATCCACGCAATAATTAAACGTCAGGTATTCCACCACTTCTACATCGGTTACATAAGATACATTTTCAATATGCTTTTGTTCATTACAAGAAATTAAAGAAAGGACTAAAATCAATAAGGATAATTTGAATTTCATAGTTTTTTTTTAATGATGCACAACATATAAGCATTCTATCGACAGTTGCGACATGCAAAATGCGAGTACTCAAAATTAACAAAAAATACTGTTAAAAAGATATACTTCTAAATAATTTGTAAGCAATTGTTGAAAGAATGCAGTTGGACTATGCCTACACTTACAGTATCTTATTATATGGGTATTGTATTAAAGTTTTTATATATTTATAAAAAAAACATCATTAAATTACAGATATTAAACCAATTACACTATTCATTACTTTTAACATTTACCGAAGGTTTAGTTCAACATTTGTGTTAACGAACTTATTGTATATACATAACTAAAAAAAACATAGTGTTGTATATATCCGCATTGTGCAAACTTGTTAATTTATATTTCAAAAATATTTTCTCAAATATACCAAGTTCCTTAAAAATTTCCAAATTAATTTATTAACAACACGTTACACTTTGTTTTGGCTATGGTTTAGGTATTCTGTGAAATATGTATATTGTAATAATCCCGAACGATTAATTGCAACAGCAATTACCCAATAGTAACCATAGGTGCAACCTATGGAAGGAACAGGATAGATAAAAAGAACTCCGACAGGAGTTCAACACCTTTCGGTGTTGATGTTTTATATTCGTAGATTATCCACAGGTTATACCTGTGGTTACTATTGTTTCACTGCTTCGCAGTAATTGCAAAATCATCCAAGAATACCTAAACCACAGCCTTTATTTTTTGTTCAGGGGAAACTTCGGAAGTCCCGAGTTCTTCTCGGTTTGCTTATATACTTTCGGTCGATTTTATATTAATATTGCTCTTTTTCATTAGGAAAATCCTTAGACCTTACATCTTTTACATAATTTGAAACAGCTCCTTTAATTTCGGCAGAAAGATCATGGTACCTTCTTAAGAATCTCGGAGAAAATTCTTGTGTAATTCCGAGCATATCATGTATTACTAATACTTGCCCGTCAACACCGCCTCCGGCACCAATTCCTATTGTCGGAATTTTAATGCTTTCTGAAACTTCTTTAGCTAATTGAGCCGGTATTTTTTCTAATACAATACCAAAACATCCCAGTTCTTCGAGAAGCAGGGCATCTTTTCTTAAGATATCAGCTTCTTCTTTATCTTTGGCTCGAACAACATAAGTACCGAATTTATGAATGGATTGAGGTATCAAGCCCAAATGTCCCATTACCGGTATTCCGGCAGATAATATTCTGATCACAGATTCTTTAATCTGTAATCCGCCTTCCATCTTAACAGCATGCGCACCGGTTTCTTTCATAATTCTTATTGCCGAATCCAATGCAATTTTTGAATTCCCCTGGTAAGTTCCGAACGGTAAATCAACAACAACCAAAGCTTTTTCAACGGCTCTTAAAACTGATTTTGCATGATAAATAATTTCATTAAGAGTTAAGGGTAAAGTTGAATCATATCCTGCCATAACATTTGCAGCAGAATCACCTACCAAAATAACATCTATCCCCGCTTGATCTACGATCTTTGCCATTGAGTAATCATAGGCTGTTAACATCGCAATTTTTTCTCCTTTCAACTTCATGGCTTGTAAGACATGAGTTGTAATTTTACGTGCGGTTTTATGAATTGCCATTTTATGAAATTTAAATGTTTATATTTCAATTTCCGTATAACCGGATATACTGTATTTAATTTCGTTTTTAAATTGCTTCATTGTTATATTGTCAGCTGTCAGCATCAATGAGTTATCTGTGTTTAAATTGAATTCACATTTTTTACTCATTCTTTCATTTTGATTCAGGTTTAATATCATCTTCAGATTCTCCGAATTCATCAGGCATATATACAATTTCTTCAATAACATTATCATGATCTTTGATCAAAAAATTCTTTTCAAATTGAGAATAAGACGGTTTGTTTAATAAAACAGCAACAAACACAATCCCGAACATATACAAAGGTTCATTAATTTCATTTAAATAAAAAGCTGCTAAAGATAAAATCGCAGCTGTTTCAAGTACGGCATATTTGATTAAGACAGAAAAAAAATACTTTTCAAGTTTACTTTTTACACTTTCGTCTTTATTAACCTTCTTTTTTCTGTAATCATAGATTTTATAAATTGCCGGTATTGATACAACAGTAATTAAATACGATGCATATAAAACCGCCATGTATCCGTTATTACCGGAACCCTGAAGAACTTCGGGTGTTAAATATAAAAAAGTAATAAGAAAAAAAATCCCTAATTCAACAACAAATAATAACCATAAAAGTGTATAAAATTTAATCTTTGTTTTTATAAATTGATTTTGTTCAGACATTGTTTAATATTTTTGAATATTTATTGCTGAGTCCATTCCAAAAAGTATAAAAGCCACGAATGCACGAATTTTATTAAATATTAAAAACTCTATATATCAAGCTGTTATGCTTTATTAAATTATCTCTAATTTCCGAAAACTTCATTTTCGGAGTTGACTCTTGTTTAATTTGATAAATTATCAATTAATTAAAATACTTGTAACTAATCAGTTAGTGTTTTACCGGTTTTATATTTCGTACCTAAGGGCACGAATAACGCATAATTTTACTGTGTTTTACCAATATTTATTCTGTCATTTAAGCATTGTTATTTCACATCAATAAGCTTTATTTCAAAAATTAAAGTTGAAAAAGCAGGTATTATCGGTGGATATCCTTGCTCACCATATGCTAAATAAGACGGCGTAATAATCTTTATCTTATCTCCCACCCTCATTGTTGCAACAGCTTCATCCCAAGCAAGTATTACCTCTCCTCTGCCCAAAACAAATTCAAGAGGTTCACCTTTATCAATTGAAGAATCAAAAACCTGTCCGTTTATAAGCGTCCCTTTATAATGAACAACTGCTGTTTTATCTTTTCGTGCCTTTTTACCTTTTCCTTTTTCAAGAGAAATAATGTACAAACCGGTTTCAGTCGGGTCTTCAGTAATGTTCTCAACAGACAGATATTCTGATAATAACTGTTTTTCCATTGCCTCTGTTTGTAACATATATTGCTCATATTCTTTCTTTAATTCTTCTTCAGTAAAATTTTTAACTAATTTAATCTCAAATCTTAAATTTTCACCTTCTTTAATGAATTCAGGAACTTCGATGCCGGCAGTTTTTTTATAAAAATCTTCGGCAGGTATTAAAAAGTGTGCGCTGTCCCCAATCTTCATCATTTTAACAGTTTCATGCAGTAATCCTCCCTGCTCGGCATTCATTACTCTCATCCTAAAATCATTATGAATATCTTTTGAATCAAATAATAAAGAATCTTTACTGTTAAAATACCTGACAATAAGACTAATATAATCATTTTCTTGTGTTTGATTACCGTCTTCAACAACATTGATAATATTATATTCAAACCCGGCTTCATGCTTTTTAAATCCGCTTGAGTTTTTACACGAATTTACTGCTGTTCCTACTATTAACAAAATAATTAAACCGAAATTAATCTTCATTTTATGTACTTTAAATTTTATTAAAAAACAAATATAAAATTATAAGAATTTAAAAAAAATAAAACTCGCTTATACAATTGTAAAAATTTGTTAAAATCACCGATTATATACAATTCATCATCAATTTTTATGCTTTCATCTATTGTTTGAGCATAAATGTAAAAGTTAAAAAAAGTTAAAAAATAAAACCCCTAACAAAAAGCATTATGCGTACACCGCTGTATTTAAGCACCTTGCAAGCATTTTGTTTTTTCTGTATGCAAAATAGATCTTTTATAAAAAAATTAAAGTTAAATTATTTTTTTGTTTTAATAAATTTAACTTACATTTGTAAATGAGTTTTTATACTCATATAAAGTGTTTTTTTCATAGTAAGTTTTAGGTTAGTTGTTAAAGGCGGAATTTTCATTCCGCCTTTTTTTTATTTTATTTTTCTACTTTTACGGCATGGATGTTTACCAAAATAAATTGATAAAATTTTCTG includes:
- a CDS encoding acyl-CoA dehydratase activase, with translation MSDKNGLKLNLGLDIGSISINTVLIDDQKKIIESRYDYCHGKPFHVLKDILSEIIEKYGKEKIGLTAITGTGGKQASELIGGHFVNEVISQSYSVGELYPHVKTVIEMGGEDSKLIFMETRQAAKKSNMCDFSMNSLCAAGTGSFLDQQAKRIGVSIEDEFGEMALKSENPPRIAGRCSVFAKSDMIHLQQIATPVHDIVAGLCFAVARNFKNNLARGKRIETPVIFQGGVSANAGMIRAFKEVLNLKDDELIIPEYYASMGAVGAVFHRMDDKEKKENLFRGTDELETYLTTQSSNGRALEPLKESAALYNKDVKFELNGYEKLEVYLGLDVGSLSTNVVLIDKDNNVVARRYLPTASKPLTAIRKGLEEIYDEVGEKVIVKAAATTGSGRYLTGDFIGADAIRNEITAQATAAIAYDSSVDTIFEIGGQDSKYISIENGIVVDFEMNKVCAAGTGSFLEEQAEKLDINIIEEFGNLGLSSKNPTPLGDRCTVFIESDLNSHQQKGATKENLVGGLAYSIVYNYLQKVVGNKKIGNKIFFQGGVTNNKAVVAAFEKVTGKQITVPPHFDVTGAIGAAILAREELKNNGKQTRFKGFDISKIPYTVDRFTCKSCSNQCEIRRVRIEGESKALFYGGRCEKYEIEERKGKGEGIPNLFNERLELLNGDYKEEEKNGKITIGIPRALAVYYQQFPFWRTYFEELGFQVVLSDPSDHHMLIKSFEILIAETCLPVELMHGHVLNLLEKKVDYIFTPFIVNAKAEKDNPTNNCNCPWVQSYAFMIKAALKDQKDIDKLLIPTLHFRYFGRVLNKELSGFMSKMFNISKSRTVKAIKKADEAQTAFETAVQKRGQEVLSDLPDDKESMVILGRPYNTGDPELNLSVVDKLINQNVLPIPIDFLPMSEANVFNDYNMMYWPNGQKIISAVKYVKKNPKLDVVYLGNFRCGPDSFLTHFVREEMKGKPYLHLEIDEHSADAGMITRFEAFLDSLRGSKKVKKEEEKIYRPGEVSASVMKDRVLYFPYMCDAAYAVAAAVRHFGTESYVLPMQNERDIELGRKYTSSNECFPMICTLGSFLKKMEDTGVDSKKISFFMPDHNGPCRFGQYNKLQKLVFNRLGYQDVQFISPSNDNAYEDLSGGKGSKFTLLVWRGSVAVDILRKMKQETRPYELVKGETNKVYKVCLDNIVASVETGGKDLDAVLKASSEAFRNIKRVNGIRKPVIAIVGEIFMRDNPHCSSYLVDRLEKLGAETLIAPFSEWLIYSTYRYTRDSLWKGDYKGVIKSKITKYVQNASAHKLHKAVGNMIDIEKEVSVDQMLVSCNPYVHKDYDGDPAITFGAVAELSKKGISGIVHILPFTCMPGTLITSVSPKFRKDHNNIPWENIAYDGQDDSGIEVRLQAFMHQAKEYAVLNEHTKHRVLI
- a CDS encoding tetratricopeptide repeat-containing sensor histidine kinase — translated: MRSKQLLKISILFVFFLTCVDISNAQEISKTDSLKQKLSVAGDSSDIAILNKLCWEFRNSEIQHSITYGIQSVELAEKYKDYKNLTKAYSFLGVAYRNFGNYTKAFDYYYKGLESAKKYNLIEQEGYAYINIGNLYLYHKYYNDAVLNLDKGLEIAKQINNEKILGYYYLNRGRLGLETNNYSQALQYLTKALDLRSKDKNLERQGICLKYIGDVYNEQNNYKLALKYYKESLDRLEKTSDIDLFADNYNKISNIYLKKGNYKQAFFYAEKGLEMAEKIGSKLRLRNANQTLMQIHKAKKNYKAVFEYQNVVIKYNDSLFNQELNEKISYIKFIDEKYEYDNKLRDLEYEHKIEIEKQKQVKNVSILLSVILIIICFVLFMFFRIKRKVNANLISKNKQIAEHKSELENTLEDIRIANEKLKELNAMKDKFFTIIAHDLKSPFNAIVNFSKLLLKNYHKYDSGKHKKIIKYIHKSGESTYKLLENLLLWSRSQIGNINFSPKEENLYQISIETIELLSHSANSKSITLNNEIPKDIFVKTDKKLYVTILRNLTTNAVKFTPKGRNISIKATTTNENNQSYTEISVVDEGIGISKEKIKKLFNISENISTKGTEDEDGTGIGLMLCKEFVEMHGGQIKIKSKVNFGTTMSFTLPTA
- a CDS encoding radical SAM protein; amino-acid sequence: MFYLPIKYEEPLFRPPSEARSLILQITSGCSWNKCAFCEMYTSKKFKIKPFEKVSEEILICAQTGYKFNKIFLADGDAMVLSTDRLNRILFEINSKLKNIRRISAYAKPKDLANKSVDELKELKSNGLDLLYVGIESGDNDVLKLINKGETFNSTVTGLLKAKSAGIKLSVMILTGLGGKELSMQHAVNSGKILNEIQPEYASTLVLSLPLGLEHFLKRYKGKYTSLSKFELIYELKVLLENTKLEQTVFRSDHASNYLILKGILSRDKDKLLKRIENVLATQNDADLRKEWQRGL
- the panB gene encoding 3-methyl-2-oxobutanoate hydroxymethyltransferase; its protein translation is MAIHKTARKITTHVLQAMKLKGEKIAMLTAYDYSMAKIVDQAGIDVILVGDSAANVMAGYDSTLPLTLNEIIYHAKSVLRAVEKALVVVDLPFGTYQGNSKIALDSAIRIMKETGAHAVKMEGGLQIKESVIRILSAGIPVMGHLGLIPQSIHKFGTYVVRAKDKEEADILRKDALLLEELGCFGIVLEKIPAQLAKEVSESIKIPTIGIGAGGGVDGQVLVIHDMLGITQEFSPRFLRRYHDLSAEIKGAVSNYVKDVRSKDFPNEKEQY
- a CDS encoding FKBP-type peptidyl-prolyl cis-trans isomerase, translated to MKINFGLIILLIVGTAVNSCKNSSGFKKHEAGFEYNIINVVEDGNQTQENDYISLIVRYFNSKDSLLFDSKDIHNDFRMRVMNAEQGGLLHETVKMMKIGDSAHFLIPAEDFYKKTAGIEVPEFIKEGENLRFEIKLVKNFTEEELKKEYEQYMLQTEAMEKQLLSEYLSVENITEDPTETGLYIISLEKGKGKKARKDKTAVVHYKGTLINGQVFDSSIDKGEPLEFVLGRGEVILAWDEAVATMRVGDKIKIITPSYLAYGEQGYPPIIPAFSTLIFEIKLIDVK